A segment of the Lineus longissimus chromosome 11, tnLinLong1.2, whole genome shotgun sequence genome:
CAGCATGTTATGATGGCACTTATTACTCTTCCACCATAGTAACGACAGGCTGTGATGTCTCATTTGTTGCATAAGTCCCTTGCTGCCTTTTTACATCTCGTCTCTCAGAACACTCCTCTTCACCGGAGTACGAGAGCGATCGCGAGAAGCCAGTAATTCCATCTCAACCAACTGACCACTAATGCCCCTGATGCGGAGAGGGGCGAAATGTTATAATGCAGGTCCAACACTGGCCTTGGCTCATGCTTTTGGCTGTAACCCCGGGGCTTTACCGTCCGACACTTCACAAGAGGAGCCTGGAACGATGTTGCCCGCCTTCTTGGCGTGGTAGGACCTTTCCCATCACTCGGCCTTTCCCCAAAATATAACCACATTTTCTTATGATGGATCGTGGTCTTTAGTATCTCATGTTCAATGTAAGGCACACGGAGAGATAGGGTAGTACAACCATTTGTAGAGGTGACATCCTGTTGGCGATTGAGTTCCCAAGACCTAGATTTTCCACAGTCGTCTCTGTCATTACTATTTAGAGCTCGAACAGTGGGCATGTTCTGAGGAGTAATCTTTATCTGGATGACTTTAAAATCGTAGTTGTAACTGCCATCAACGACGGTCGACTCGGGGCCTGCGTAGTAGGTTCCCCAAGCAAAAATTGTAAAGGCTGGTTGCCTACAAACGGGGTCCGTGAAATGCCTGTAGTGCCCTAGCCATGTGCGCTGGTCCTGATCGAACTGGAACTGCCTGGTGAGGAAGATTCCGTTTGGTCTGTTCTCACATCGCATGCTGACCCATTCACCGGGAAGACTGATCGGGAGTGGTTCATGAATTGGGAGTTCTGGCGGAATGAAGTCATCGGAGTTCGCAACGTTATGGCACACGGAACAGCCTTTGGCCTGAAAAAGAAAGCAAAGTTTCAGATTTGAGGTCGACAACGAAGGGAGATGAAATGGTAACAAGCTAAAGTATGGAGCACACAGGTGTAACTGTCTGCGAGATCATGTCGCAGAGGTCGATGAAATCCTATACTGAAATAGAAACGCGCTGGCACACTAATTAATTAATCTCGCAGATATTGACTTCAGTGGGATACCAGCTTCAAGAAGGCAGTTACGTTTGAGATGTCATTTGTCAGGATGGCGTTCTGAAAAGCGATAACTCGTAAATCTTGCCCTAGTGTGGTATCAGCTGAAAACAGAGGACTGGTGTTTGAAGAGAACTGTCATATTTTCCTTTGCTTATCAGTGTATCAGAATCTGGacaggtgtaacgtttttgCGAATTTCCACTTTTGAGCATTCTTTTCATCGTTTGGTAAgcctgaaagatagattgacacgtttttctgtgTCTCCCTAGTCATAGTCTTTCTAGCTGTGTATTGtatgaaaaactgaaatatgggtaacaaccacagatgttacaccggtaaaGAAAAATAGGAGATATTGCTCATTGCTGTGAGATTTACTCAGCCTCGTCGGGCTGTCAATAGTTGGTATGCCATCATAGCGAAGCAGTGTTTGCCATCTCCGTGTGGTCCCAAAACACTACTCACGGGAATAATCACGTGAAAATGACCTTCCCAGTATCATTTTTCACCTTGCGCGATCTGACTAATATTCCCTTAGCATATTTCTGTCAATAATAAGTAGGCTTTTTTGTTGTGGAAATATGGTCGCCTTAAATGACAATATATATACGTGTGGGGCGTCTCATCAAACACTACCACACGACAGAGCATCATGAAAGCACGTCTGCTTTACCGCTGTGACTGTTGATGGAGATTAGCGGGTGGCGCCTTTAGCGGCGATTGACGACAAAGTA
Coding sequences within it:
- the LOC135495661 gene encoding protein APCDD1-like, with product MRSIAIVTGLLILNTGFWLVCSKRTKWHIDEILADEDKCDGILKHVENCHVTAQIPPDVTGIWTSKRCETRPGPEYLLRRYKFGNNSIFEAHQYFYKDSQCSSPLYGIIAKGFYKPTRVSWIVPGGTETDYYLEHVIVIPYQPEVAKSMQDRVNRTCPNMLNEIWKPYVPYEIFNYAEFPSADSDDYIILDKDCTHAMGFNMHELQLMRVEMRQHLQHKRRELFLGSIGTDTESRMEHRPTSYQVPLLHVQAKGCSVCHNVANSDDFIPPELPIHEPLPISLPGEWVSMRCENRPNGIFLTRQFQFDQDQRTWLGHYRHFTDPVCRQPAFTIFAWGTYYAGPESTVVDGSYNYDFKVIQIKITPQNMPTVRALNSNDRDDCGKSRSWELNRQQDVTSTNGCTTLSLRVPYIEHEILKTTIHHKKMWLYFGERPSDGKGPTTPRRRATSFQAPLVKCRTVKPRGYSQKHEPRPVLDLHYNISPLSASGALVVSWLRWNYWLLAIALVLR